One genomic segment of Candidatus Neomarinimicrobiota bacterium includes these proteins:
- a CDS encoding SDR family oxidoreductase gives MDDWVLILGCSAGHGGASTRKLAQNGYGIIGFHFDRGKIKKEAEAFCEELNGLNGGRTNFFNKNAAAPEVMDEFIPKIQEITGGRPLKLLLHSIAFGTTTNFFGDKPVTQKQMEMTVHVMGTSLLYWVQKLYDAGLLAEGSRIIGLTSEGNYLAMEGYGPVSVAKVALESITRQIGWELGQYGITANCIQAGVTPTRALTKISENWEEWVEKTQVRNPMRRTTQPEDVANVVCLMLQPEADFINCSIIYNDGGEHRSGIFG, from the coding sequence ATGGATGATTGGGTTTTAATCCTGGGATGTTCAGCCGGGCACGGTGGTGCCTCCACTAGAAAACTTGCACAAAACGGTTATGGTATCATCGGCTTTCATTTCGACAGGGGAAAAATCAAGAAAGAAGCTGAAGCATTCTGTGAGGAATTAAACGGTCTGAACGGCGGCAGAACGAACTTCTTTAATAAGAATGCCGCCGCTCCAGAGGTGATGGACGAATTTATCCCAAAGATACAGGAAATTACGGGAGGCAGACCCCTCAAACTTTTGCTCCATTCCATTGCTTTTGGAACGACCACAAACTTCTTTGGCGATAAACCGGTAACACAGAAACAGATGGAAATGACAGTGCATGTCATGGGCACTTCGCTCCTCTACTGGGTCCAGAAGCTGTATGACGCTGGATTACTGGCGGAAGGATCTCGAATAATAGGACTGACGTCTGAAGGAAACTATCTCGCCATGGAGGGGTACGGTCCTGTGAGCGTGGCAAAAGTGGCACTTGAGAGCATTACCCGTCAGATTGGCTGGGAGCTCGGGCAGTATGGTATTACAGCTAATTGTATTCAGGCGGGAGTAACGCCGACTCGCGCTTTGACCAAGATTTCAGAAAACTGGGAAGAGTGGGTAGAAAAAACACAAGTCCGCAATCCCATGCGGCGGACGACTCAGCCCGAGGATGTTGCCAATGTTGTCTGTCTCATGCTGCAGCCGGAGGCCGACTTCATCAACTGTTCCATCATATATAATGATGGCGGGGAGCATCGCTCGGGGATTTTTGGCTGA
- the fabA gene encoding bifunctional 3-hydroxydecanoyl-ACP dehydratase/trans-2-decenoyl-ACP isomerase, with amino-acid sequence MKRKTSYSKKDLLEGAKGKLFGFANAKLPLPPMLMVDRIKKISENGGKFNRGLIIAEMDVKPSQWFFNCHFKDDPVMPGCLGLDALWQLTGFFLTWIGGEGRGRALGCGEVKFKGQIRPHHDKVIYRLDIRRVIKKPIIMALADATMEVTGKAIYFAKNLKVGLFDNLTYPPPEGQEEPF; translated from the coding sequence ATGAAGCGCAAGACCAGCTATTCGAAAAAAGATCTGCTTGAAGGTGCAAAGGGAAAGCTCTTTGGTTTTGCCAACGCCAAACTCCCCCTGCCGCCCATGTTGATGGTGGACAGAATCAAGAAGATATCTGAAAATGGCGGAAAGTTTAACAGAGGCTTGATTATTGCAGAGATGGATGTAAAACCTTCACAGTGGTTCTTCAACTGTCATTTTAAGGACGACCCTGTCATGCCTGGCTGTCTCGGTCTCGACGCTCTGTGGCAACTGACCGGATTTTTTCTCACGTGGATCGGTGGCGAGGGCCGCGGGCGAGCACTCGGCTGTGGTGAAGTAAAGTTCAAGGGGCAGATTCGTCCCCATCATGACAAAGTTATTTACCGTCTTGATATCCGCCGCGTCATCAAAAAACCGATCATCATGGCCCTGGCAGATGCCACCATGGAAGTGACTGGGAAAGCCATCTATTTCGCAAAGAATCTTAAAGTGGGACTTTTCGATAATCTCACTTATCCCCCGCCTGAAGGCCAGGAGGAGCCTTTCTAA
- the fabB gene encoding beta-ketoacyl-ACP synthase I, with amino-acid sequence MRRVVVTGMGIVSSIGNNCQEVLDALKTQKSGIVFNQEQADFGFRSHVSGSVDANLQELVPRKLLRFMGDASAYNYIAMAEALEDANLTAEEISDPSIGLIMGSGVASGMPIVDMADTLRQRGAKRVGPFNVPKIMSSCNAANLATAFKIKGYNYTISSACATSGHCLGNAYQLIQAGEQDLMFVGAGDEVTWIISIAFDAMGALSSNYNDRPDRASRTYDKDRDGFVVSGGGGTIVLEEYERARARGARIYCELTGYGVSSDGADMVRPSGEGAERCMEMALRKVEGSIDYLNTHGTSTPAGDITELEAIRNVFDSQIPAISSTKSLTGHALGAASVNEAIYSILMMEHDFICPSVNVENLDPDAEGYPIVLELREDVQLQNIMSNSFGFGGTNCSLVFSKT; translated from the coding sequence ATGAGAAGAGTCGTTGTTACCGGCATGGGTATTGTTTCCAGCATTGGTAACAACTGCCAAGAAGTGCTGGATGCCCTCAAAACGCAGAAAAGCGGAATTGTTTTCAATCAAGAACAAGCCGATTTTGGTTTCCGCTCCCATGTGAGCGGATCGGTTGACGCTAACCTGCAGGAACTCGTTCCGCGCAAATTGCTCCGTTTCATGGGTGACGCCTCAGCCTACAACTATATCGCCATGGCGGAAGCGCTTGAAGATGCGAATCTGACGGCGGAAGAAATCTCAGACCCTTCCATCGGTCTCATCATGGGTTCAGGCGTCGCCAGCGGGATGCCCATTGTTGACATGGCAGACACGTTGCGCCAGCGGGGAGCCAAGCGGGTGGGGCCGTTCAACGTTCCCAAAATAATGTCCAGCTGCAATGCAGCCAACCTCGCTACCGCATTCAAAATTAAGGGCTACAACTATACAATCAGTTCAGCCTGCGCCACCAGTGGACACTGCCTCGGCAATGCGTACCAGCTGATCCAGGCAGGAGAACAGGACCTGATGTTTGTGGGCGCTGGTGATGAAGTAACCTGGATAATCTCCATCGCCTTTGATGCTATGGGCGCTCTCTCATCCAACTATAACGACCGGCCTGACAGAGCCAGTCGTACATACGATAAAGACAGGGATGGATTCGTTGTCTCAGGCGGAGGGGGAACAATTGTTCTTGAGGAATATGAGCGGGCAAGAGCGAGAGGTGCAAGAATCTACTGCGAACTGACGGGATATGGCGTTTCGTCGGATGGAGCCGATATGGTCCGTCCCTCAGGAGAAGGGGCGGAGCGATGCATGGAAATGGCGCTCAGAAAAGTTGAAGGTTCCATTGATTATCTCAACACCCATGGCACCAGCACACCGGCAGGGGACATTACGGAGCTGGAAGCGATACGAAACGTATTCGATTCACAGATTCCTGCCATCAGTTCCACGAAGTCTCTGACGGGCCACGCCCTCGGCGCCGCCAGCGTTAACGAAGCCATCTACTCTATCCTCATGATGGAACACGATTTCATTTGCCCATCAGTGAACGTCGAAAACCTCGACCCTGATGCTGAAGGGTATCCCATAGTTCTTGAGCTGAGAGAGGATGTGCAACTCCAGAATATAATGTCCAACAGCTTCGGCTTCGGCGGTACCAACTGCAGCTTAGTTTTCAGCAAAACGTAA
- the ychF gene encoding redox-regulated ATPase YchF, with protein sequence MALNCGIVGLPNVGKSTLFSALTRTQVHTDIYPFTTVDPNTGVVAVPDVRLDTLSETLQPEKKIPTTLKIVDIAGLIKGSHHGEGLGNQFLAQIREADAIVHLIRCFESENVTHISQTLDPVRDIEIIETELILKDLETVTNRLEKVAKKVRVGDKAATKEQEVLERLQSNLDQGRTAKSLSLSKEDKEVFRDLFLLTDKPSLYVGNVNEEDITAHHSGTAAGELLAWGKETSELVLILSAALEHELSFLQNEEERTFFMNEWQLQESGLEALVHQTYGLLNLITFFTTESDHVQAWTAPNGTNAPEAAGVIHTDFEKGFIKADVYRCDDLFTHGSEAAVREHGLISTHGKDYTIQDGDVVKFRFKV encoded by the coding sequence ATGGCTTTAAATTGCGGCATCGTCGGCCTGCCGAACGTCGGTAAATCCACACTATTTTCGGCTCTCACTCGCACTCAAGTTCACACAGACATTTACCCCTTCACAACGGTTGACCCCAACACGGGCGTCGTTGCAGTGCCGGATGTGCGTCTTGACACGCTCTCCGAAACGCTACAACCGGAGAAGAAGATACCAACAACATTGAAGATTGTGGACATTGCCGGGCTCATCAAAGGATCACACCATGGAGAGGGACTGGGCAATCAGTTTCTGGCGCAGATACGGGAGGCGGACGCTATTGTTCATCTGATCCGCTGCTTCGAAAGTGAGAACGTCACTCACATTTCACAGACTCTCGACCCAGTGAGAGACATCGAGATTATCGAAACGGAACTCATCCTTAAGGATTTGGAAACGGTGACGAACAGGCTTGAGAAAGTGGCGAAGAAAGTCAGAGTTGGCGATAAGGCGGCCACGAAGGAGCAAGAGGTGTTGGAGAGGCTTCAATCCAATCTGGATCAGGGGCGGACGGCGAAGAGTCTTTCTCTGAGTAAGGAAGATAAAGAGGTCTTCCGTGATCTCTTCCTTCTCACTGATAAACCTTCGCTATACGTCGGCAACGTGAACGAAGAGGATATAACAGCTCACCATTCCGGTACTGCCGCAGGGGAGTTACTGGCGTGGGGAAAAGAGACGAGCGAGCTGGTCCTTATCCTCAGCGCGGCACTGGAACACGAACTGTCATTCCTACAAAATGAGGAAGAGCGTACGTTCTTCATGAATGAATGGCAGCTCCAAGAGAGCGGATTAGAAGCGCTTGTGCATCAAACATACGGACTACTGAATTTGATTACCTTTTTTACCACTGAGTCGGACCACGTCCAAGCATGGACGGCGCCAAACGGAACAAACGCCCCTGAAGCGGCCGGTGTCATACACACCGATTTCGAGAAAGGATTCATCAAGGCAGACGTCTACCGGTGCGATGACCTCTTCACGCACGGTTCAGAGGCGGCAGTGCGAGAACACGGCCTGATCAGCACACACGGGAAAGATTACACTATTCAGGATGGTGATGTGGTCAAATTCAGGTTCAAGGTGTGA
- a CDS encoding DUF5916 domain-containing protein: MTQTQKEKPVIETRDIGTFEIKLDGVLDEEVWRSVTPATGFIQEDPNEGEACTEKSEIYVIYNEDNLYIGAKLYDSDPSGILAYQKRRDAWLVTDDRFMLILDTFLDGRTGYFFEINPAGLLGDGILGSGGHWNVNKSWDGIWDVRVVIDDEGWSAEIVIPFRTLNFDPELDTWGINFQRTIRRKNEDARWSGYRRNQNLTEPIHAGRVTGLKNLTQGKGLEVKPYGIVKEQWSSDGVPANPYDAGFDLSYNITSGLRGSFTYNTDFAEAEVDERRVNLTRFPLIFREKRGFFLEGSGVYSFSNRNGVTPFFSRRIGISEESQIPIAYGGRLTGQVGDYEIGMINAKTESLGNIPAENFNVARVKRSLFRESYLGLVYTGRSADSDSVYRDQDLLGIDLDLSTSRFKGDKNLQFQAFFVGHSSPTDKPDATVSDLSTRGIRLTYPNDLWEAHVSYREFGEEFDPAVGFNTRNGFKRVQPTVNYRPRPENWELIRQMEFGIAFEYMTDLDSKLLKRETKFTLFELNFESADKLSAKAVNLKEYLDEDFEIIDGNLITVGDYVTNGFYISGETSEKRKVSAELSYSAGEFWTGNKQTYKGELSFKPLPGFNIQGDFEYNSVSLSAGGFDTNLYRLTFGVYPTPRTAFYSNLQYDDISNMLGLFAKLRHTIRPGSDLYLVYTHNWQSYSEGLLDFDLETVSRASSVKVNYTHRF, translated from the coding sequence ATGACGCAGACTCAAAAGGAGAAACCTGTCATCGAAACGCGGGACATAGGAACATTTGAGATAAAGCTTGATGGTGTACTTGATGAGGAAGTTTGGCGATCTGTTACACCTGCAACGGGTTTCATTCAGGAGGACCCTAACGAGGGGGAGGCTTGCACAGAGAAATCCGAAATTTATGTTATTTATAACGAAGACAACCTTTACATCGGTGCCAAATTGTACGACAGTGATCCCTCGGGAATTCTTGCTTACCAAAAACGGCGTGATGCATGGCTCGTCACTGATGACCGCTTCATGCTCATTCTAGATACCTTTCTGGATGGGCGGACTGGCTATTTTTTTGAAATAAATCCTGCCGGGTTGTTAGGTGATGGAATACTTGGGTCCGGTGGTCACTGGAATGTGAACAAGTCGTGGGATGGGATTTGGGATGTAAGGGTCGTCATCGATGATGAAGGGTGGTCAGCTGAGATCGTTATTCCGTTCCGGACACTTAACTTTGATCCGGAACTTGATACATGGGGCATAAACTTTCAGAGGACCATTCGGAGGAAAAATGAAGACGCACGGTGGAGCGGTTACAGGCGAAACCAGAATCTCACAGAACCTATTCATGCAGGCCGTGTCACAGGACTAAAAAATCTCACTCAGGGTAAAGGTTTGGAAGTGAAGCCCTATGGTATTGTCAAAGAGCAATGGAGTTCCGATGGAGTTCCTGCAAATCCCTATGATGCAGGCTTTGACTTGTCTTACAATATTACATCAGGTCTAAGAGGTTCATTTACTTACAATACTGATTTTGCAGAGGCAGAAGTTGATGAGAGGCGCGTGAACCTGACCCGGTTCCCGTTAATATTCCGGGAAAAACGGGGCTTTTTTCTTGAGGGGTCTGGGGTCTATTCATTTTCCAATCGTAACGGCGTGACACCGTTTTTCAGCAGACGGATCGGAATATCTGAAGAAAGCCAAATCCCCATTGCTTATGGCGGACGGCTAACGGGGCAGGTTGGCGACTATGAGATCGGCATGATCAATGCAAAGACGGAAAGCCTCGGCAACATTCCTGCCGAGAATTTTAATGTTGCGCGCGTTAAAAGGTCTCTCTTCAGAGAATCTTACCTCGGTCTTGTTTATACTGGGCGTTCAGCTGATTCCGATTCTGTTTATCGAGACCAGGATCTTCTGGGTATCGATCTCGACCTTTCCACGTCCCGATTTAAGGGTGACAAAAATCTTCAGTTCCAGGCCTTTTTTGTAGGGCATTCTTCACCTACCGATAAACCGGATGCAACAGTGAGCGATTTATCAACTCGGGGCATTCGACTCACTTATCCAAACGACTTGTGGGAAGCCCACGTGTCCTACCGTGAATTCGGGGAAGAGTTTGATCCTGCTGTCGGTTTCAACACTAGGAACGGTTTTAAGCGAGTTCAGCCGACTGTGAACTATCGTCCACGGCCGGAAAACTGGGAATTGATCAGACAGATGGAATTCGGAATTGCATTTGAGTACATGACTGACTTAGACAGCAAGCTCTTGAAACGTGAAACGAAATTTACTCTTTTCGAACTCAACTTTGAGAGCGCGGATAAATTGTCTGCCAAGGCTGTGAACCTAAAGGAGTATCTGGATGAAGATTTTGAAATAATTGATGGCAACTTAATCACTGTTGGTGACTACGTTACCAACGGTTTCTATATCTCCGGTGAAACATCTGAGAAAAGGAAAGTTTCTGCTGAATTGTCCTACTCAGCAGGTGAATTCTGGACAGGAAATAAACAAACTTACAAGGGAGAACTTTCCTTTAAGCCATTGCCGGGTTTTAATATACAAGGCGATTTTGAATACAATTCAGTGTCACTCTCAGCGGGTGGTTTTGATACAAACCTATATCGGCTCACTTTTGGCGTTTATCCCACACCAAGAACAGCTTTTTACAGCAATCTCCAGTACGATGATATCTCAAACATGCTTGGACTGTTTGCAAAATTGAGACACACTATCCGTCCTGGAAGTGATCTGTACTTGGTATATACTCATAACTGGCAGAGCTATAGTGAAGGCCTTCTTGATTTTGATCTGGAGACTGTTTCCAGAGCAAGTTCTGTAAAGGTCAACTACACTCACCGGTTCTAG